Proteins from a genomic interval of Phlebotomus papatasi isolate M1 chromosome 3, Ppap_2.1, whole genome shotgun sequence:
- the LOC129807683 gene encoding clavesin-2-like translates to MGSQIKFKENEILRKQAISQLKEWISKHPKIKECRTDDKFLLRFLRTKKFSVLEACELLENYLTIRKTLPQLFETLNCELPELKYFFDNNCVFVLPNTDKEGRPVIFYQVGNFTVDKCSAVNSLRICNLTFEHLTIDEHSQTNGVVMVIDCTNQNLAYTSIWTPPRLKDFAQCLQKAFPLRFQKIFFVNMPSFASALFQILLTFLSTKLRSRIKIVNKWDEVFQELGSEIFPKEIGGKLTSNEIVKEFKMRLLESREEILAVSSMDIEVSKNTVNFGNSYDADLDTAIVGSFRKIAVD, encoded by the exons aTGGGTtcccaaataaaatttaaagagaacGAAATTCTACGCAAACAGGCTATAAGTCAACTAAAAGAATGGATTTCGAAGCATCCGAAGATCAAGGAATGCAGAACGGATGATAAGTTTCTCCTCAGATTTCTCAGGACTAAAAAGTTTTCCGTTCTGGAAGCCTGTGAACTCCTCGAAAATTATCTCACCATTCGAAAAACTCTTCCGCAACTTTTTGAGACACTTAATTGTGAACTACCtgaactgaaatattttttcgacAACAATTGTGTTTTTGTTCTTCCGAATACGGACAAGGAAGGACGTCCGGTGATATTTTATCAAGTTGGAAATTTTACTGTGGACAAATGTAGTGCTGTAAATTCTTTAAGAATTTGTAATTTGACTTTTGAACACTTGACTATCGATGAGCATTCGCAGACTAATGGGGTTGTTATGGTGATTGATTGTACAAATCAAAATCTTGCTTATACTTCAATCTGGACTCCTCCGAGGCTTAAAGATTTTGCCCAGTGTTTGCAAAAAGCCTTTCCATTGCGcttccaaaaaatcttttttgtaaACATGCCATCTTTTGCAAGTGCTCTTTTCCAGATACTTCTGACATTCCTCAGCACCAAGCTCAGGAGCCGTATAAAG ATCGTCAATAAATGGGATGAAGTGTTCCAGGAATTGGGATCTGAGATTTTCCCCAAGGAAATTGGGGGAAAGTTAACATCAAATGAGATTGTAAAGGAATTCAAGATGCGTCTTCTTGAGTCTCGGGAAGAAATTCTTGCAGTTAGTTCAATGGATATTGAGGTTTCAAAAAACACAGTGAATTTTGGCAACAGTTACGATGCTGATCTCGATACGGCTATTGTTGGAAGCTTTCGAAAAATTGCTGTGGATTAA
- the LOC129805778 gene encoding clavesin-2-like: MEEKYDRYECQLSEELKKEAWKNLREDENLRDQALDQFREWIKKHPKIKKCRMDANFLMRFLRTKKFSVPDACQLLEKYLTTRKVLPELFDNLCLDDPVIHHFISSGSVMVLPKPDKHGRLVITFDPEHYDVNKYTTVDGIRATNLILELASLNERAQICGIAHVMDWAKLTLPFIGMWTVNQIKNFTRCWQKTFPLRHGAFFFVNMPAFSLAFSKLVTSCLSEKLRDRIYMVKNWENVHDDLGRDVLPSDCGGKMSRQEMAKKLMELAEKHREEILALNDFDIEVSDSDLNFGNSYDADLDSAIVGSFRKIQVD, translated from the exons ATGGAAGAGAAATACGATAGATATGAGTGCCAGTTAAGTGAGGAGTTGAAGAAAGAAGCTTGGAAAAATTTGCGTGAAGATGAAAATCTACGAGATCAGGCTCTCGATCAGTTCAGGGAGTGGATTAAGAAACATCCAAAGATCAAAAAGTGTCGAATGGATGCGAATTTTTTGATGAGATTTCTCAGAACAAAGAAATTTTCCGTGCCAGATGCATGCCAACTTCTCGAGAAATATCTCACAACTCGAAAAGTTCTTCCTGAACTCTTTGACAATCTCTGCCTGGATGATCCAGTCATTCATCATTTTATCTCATCTGGGAGTGTTATGGTGTTGCCGAAACCTGATAAACATGGACGTTTGGTAATCACTTTCGATCCTGAACACTATGACGTCAACAAGTACACCACTGTAGATGGCATTAGGGCTACAAACCTGATCCTCGAACTTGCAAGCCTCAATGAAAGAGCTCAAATCTGTGGGATTGCTCACGTGATGGATTGGGCAAAGCTTACACTACCCTTTATCGGAATGTGGACAGTTAATCAAATCAAGAATTTTACTCGATGCTGGCAGAAGACCTTCCCATTGCGTCATGGAGCTTTTTTCTTCGTTAATATGCCAGCTTTCTCTCTGGCATTCTCAAAGCTCGTTACTTCATGTCTCAGTGAAAAGCTTAGGGATCGCATTTAC ATGGTGAAAAACTGGGAGAACGTTCACGATGATTTGGGGCGAGATGTTCTGCCTTCAGATTGCGGAGGAAAAATGTCACGTCAGGAAATGGCGAAAAAACTTATGGAATTGGCTGAGAAGCACCGCGAAGAAATTCTTGCCCTCAATGACTTCGATATTGAAGTATCAGACAGTGATCTCAACTTTGGCAACAGTTACGATGCTGATCTCGACTCAGCGATCGTGGGAAGTTTCAGAAAAATACAAGTTGATTGA